In Shewanella psychrotolerans, the genomic stretch TATAAAACGTCCTGAATCAGGTATTGGACTGCCACCAGCCTATATAGGTTTCATGTTACTTTGGCTGGTCTTTGGCTTTACCGATATGTTTGGACTCTCTATCGCTAACGGTGCTCATATTGGTGGGCTTTTAGTCGGTGTAACCCAAGGGTTTATCGACAGTAAAAAACGCACCTAGGCATCTGCCTAGGCCGTTTGCAAAGCTCTAGGGTTAAGCGGCAAGTTCTAATACTTTTTTTACCAGCTTTTCAATGCCAATGTGAGCCTGAGCGATATTTTCAGCGAGCATATAAGCAGGTGTACTTACCAGTTTATTGGCCTCATCGACAACAATTTGCTCAACATTGGCATCGACATGCTTACCACCCATTACATTAAATGCATGGGCCGTTTCGCTGTCATGGCCAATAGTCCCCAGAGCACCTGTCTTATATAATTTAGGTATCATGACTGGCGAGATACAGATGAAACCAACAGGTTTTTTAGCTTCGATAAACTCGTTGATGAATGTTTCAACTTCAGGGGCCACATCGCAATCGCTACCATTCACCGCAAAATTACATAAGTTCTTGGCAGCACCAAATCCGCCTGGGATAACTAAGGCATCAAACACTTCGATCTCTAGATCTGTCGTTGCCTTTATCTCACCACGAGCGATCCTTGCAGACTCTACTAATACATTACGCTTATCATCGACATTCACTTCACCAGTTAAGTGATTAACTACATGCATCTGCTCAATATCTGGGGCAAAGCATTGATAGCTCGCACCCGCTTGCGTTAAACACAGCAAGGTCAGCACCGCTTCATGGAGTTCGCTTCCATCGAAGACCCCTGAGCCACTCAACAAAACAGCTATTTTTTTCATTAAAAACTCCTTTTATAGATCCAATGATTTTAACAAAGCAACAACAAACCGCTTGATCTGTTTGTTTTTCGTGCTAAGTTAGTTCATCGACTTTATCAAGGCAGTTCTGATTCGCCAAGTAAGAGTTGAAAAAATGGATTCAAAATAAAAAGTCCACAAATTAGGAAGTTTTACCTGGAAGTAATACCTAGTTCACAAAAAAAATTAAAAACATAAAAATCAATAACTTGAATCACTGTATTTAATCGTTGTCGTGATACCAACATTTTGAAAAAATTTTAGCTCACAGACTTATCCACAGCCTAGTGAGTAATTT encodes the following:
- the elbB gene encoding isoprenoid biosynthesis glyoxalase ElbB, whose product is MKKIAVLLSGSGVFDGSELHEAVLTLLCLTQAGASYQCFAPDIEQMHVVNHLTGEVNVDDKRNVLVESARIARGEIKATTDLEIEVFDALVIPGGFGAAKNLCNFAVNGSDCDVAPEVETFINEFIEAKKPVGFICISPVMIPKLYKTGALGTIGHDSETAHAFNVMGGKHVDANVEQIVVDEANKLVSTPAYMLAENIAQAHIGIEKLVKKVLELAA